The following is a genomic window from Vibrio cyclitrophicus.
TCACCTTTTTTGTGCCTACATGATTTAAGTGGCTAAGATGTAAGCGGAATTGGCCCCTATAGTGTCTAGACACCATTGAGCGCTTCCCCTATAATCTATGCCCTACGGCCCCTTAGCTCAGTGGTTAGAGCGCACGACTCATAATCGTTCGGTCCCCAGTTCAAATCTGGGAGGGGCCACCAAATTAGAAAAGCCAGAACAGTTTATACTGCTCTGGCTTTTTGCTTTTCTGAAGCAGTACAACTCAATAGCTATATTTCCTACAAATAGCGAATCGTCCCGAACACAATTCCAATTGCCTCTCTGTGACTGAGCTTACTTTTCTTTTATAAAAAAATCGGCAATATGAGAGTACACAAATCATTCAATAGTTCAGGGAAGACTCATGAAAGACGAAACGCTCTCGATTCACTTCGGCTACGAAACCGATCCAACAACCAAATCGGTTGCTACTCCTATTTACCAAACCGTTGCTTATGAATTCGATGATGCACAACATGGTGCCGACCTGTTTAACCTTGCAGTACCAGGTAATATCTACACTCGTATTATGAACCCAACCAATGATGTGTTGGAAAAGCGCATGGCAGCCTTAGAAGGTGGTATTGCCGGATTAGTGGTGAGTGCTGGCAGCGCTGCGATCAACTACGCGATTCAAACGTTGGCCCAAATCGGCGACAACATCGTTTCAACTCCTCAGCTTTACGGCGGTACTTACACCCTATTTGCTCATATGTTACCAAACCAAGGGATTGAAGTTCGCTTTGCAAAAGACGACAAGCCTGAGAGCTTAGCCGCGCTGATCGATGAAAAAACCAAAGCGGTTTACTGTGAGAGTATCGGTAACCCAGCAGGCAATATCATCGACTTAGAACGTGTGGCAGAGCTTGCTCACGCACAAGGTGTACCTGTGATTGTTGATAATACGGTGGCGACACCAGTGCTATGCAAACCTATCGACTTTGGTGCCGATATCGTGGTTCACTCACTCACCAAATACGTTGGTGGTCACGGAACAACGTTGGGTGGTGCTATTGTCGATTCAGGTAAATTCCCATGGGCAGAACACAAAGATCGCTTCCCCGTGTTTAATCAGCCAGAACCTTCTTACCACGGTGTGGTTTATACCGAGGCTTTTGGCGAAGCCGCGTTTATTGGTCGTGCTCGAACGGTTCCACTGCGTAATACGGGTACTGCGCTGTCGCCAATGAATGCCTTCATGCTAATGCAAGGTCTAGAAACTTTATCGCTACGCATGGAGCGACACACAGAGAATGCACTGAAAGTAGCTGAGTACCTTCAGCAACATGAGAAAGTGAGTTGGGTGAGCTACGCGGGTTTACCAACGTCTGAGTTCTATCCGCTGGCTGAG
Proteins encoded in this region:
- a CDS encoding O-acetylhomoserine aminocarboxypropyltransferase/cysteine synthase family protein translates to MKDETLSIHFGYETDPTTKSVATPIYQTVAYEFDDAQHGADLFNLAVPGNIYTRIMNPTNDVLEKRMAALEGGIAGLVVSAGSAAINYAIQTLAQIGDNIVSTPQLYGGTYTLFAHMLPNQGIEVRFAKDDKPESLAALIDEKTKAVYCESIGNPAGNIIDLERVAELAHAQGVPVIVDNTVATPVLCKPIDFGADIVVHSLTKYVGGHGTTLGGAIVDSGKFPWAEHKDRFPVFNQPEPSYHGVVYTEAFGEAAFIGRARTVPLRNTGTALSPMNAFMLMQGLETLSLRMERHTENALKVAEYLQQHEKVSWVSYAGLPTSEFYPLAEKYMQGKPSAILSFGLKDGYEAGVRFYDALQIFKRLVNIGDAKSLACHPASTTHRQLSEAEQKQAGVSPEMIRLSVGIEHIDDILADLEQALSA